A single Arcobacter sp. FWKO B DNA region contains:
- a CDS encoding DUF448 domain-containing protein yields MCIVCRNRFQQKELLRLQCIEQSLVLFTGTKRSFYICKECLSGDFKKLEKQFARVCRGKPNNLQEFISRSNSVC; encoded by the coding sequence ATGTGTATAGTATGTAGAAATAGATTTCAGCAAAAAGAACTTTTAAGACTGCAATGTATTGAGCAATCATTAGTTTTATTTACTGGGACTAAAAGAAGCTTTTACATTTGTAAAGAGTGTTTAAGTGGAGATTTTAAAAAGCTAGAAAAACAATTTGCTAGAGTCTGTAGGGGTAAACCCAACAACTTACAAGAATTTATATCACGGAGTAATAGTGTATGTTAG